One genomic segment of Natrononativus amylolyticus includes these proteins:
- a CDS encoding DMT family transporter, with translation MSRYRSFGLFLILAAVWGTAFVAISAGLSHFPPVLFAALRYDIAGVVMLAYAAYAVDDVIPRGRDQWALVAVGAVLMIAAYHAFLFVGQQHTTAAAASILVSLSPVLTTGFARVLMPSDALSRVGLVGVAVGLLGVVVIARPDPGDLLATNVVATGLVFLAAASFALGSVLTRRIDASLSIESMEAWSMLGGALLMHAVSLALGEPIDVAAWTDPVAIAALAYLAIVASAFGFLVYFDLLERLGAVEINMVSYVAPVFAAVFGWLLLGEVVDAATVVGFVLIAIGFVLVKREVLRAEFGQLRRRNSSE, from the coding sequence GTGAGCAGATACCGGAGCTTCGGTCTCTTTCTGATCCTCGCGGCCGTCTGGGGAACGGCGTTCGTCGCGATCAGTGCGGGCCTCTCGCACTTTCCGCCGGTGCTGTTCGCGGCGTTACGGTACGACATCGCCGGCGTCGTCATGCTCGCGTACGCCGCGTACGCCGTCGACGACGTGATCCCCCGCGGACGCGACCAGTGGGCGCTCGTCGCCGTCGGGGCCGTCCTGATGATCGCGGCGTACCACGCCTTCCTGTTCGTCGGACAACAACACACGACTGCGGCGGCGGCGTCGATCCTGGTGAGCCTCTCTCCCGTTCTGACGACCGGGTTCGCCAGAGTGTTGATGCCGTCGGACGCGCTCTCGAGGGTCGGACTCGTCGGCGTCGCAGTGGGGCTCCTCGGCGTCGTCGTCATCGCCCGCCCGGACCCCGGCGACCTACTGGCGACGAACGTGGTCGCGACTGGACTGGTCTTTCTCGCGGCCGCGTCGTTCGCCCTCGGCAGCGTCCTCACGCGCCGCATCGACGCGTCGCTGTCCATCGAGTCGATGGAAGCCTGGTCGATGCTCGGCGGCGCGCTCCTCATGCACGCGGTCAGTCTCGCGCTCGGCGAACCGATCGACGTCGCCGCCTGGACCGATCCCGTCGCGATCGCGGCGCTGGCCTATCTCGCGATCGTCGCCAGCGCGTTCGGTTTTCTCGTCTACTTCGACCTGCTCGAGCGCCTCGGCGCCGTCGAGATCAACATGGTGTCGTACGTCGCGCCGGTCTTCGCGGCGGTGTTCGGCTGGCTCCTGCTCGGAGAAGTCGTCGACGCCGCGACGGTGGTCGGCTTCGTCCTGATCGCCATCGGGTTCGTGCTCGTCAAGCGGGAGGTGCTACGGGCGGAGTTCGGACAGCTTCGGCGCCGAAACTCGAGTGAGTGA
- a CDS encoding ABC transporter ATP-binding protein: MSAEEPLVRVAGLEKYFWENDSILDRLVGEEPTAVRAVDGVSFDIYEGETLGLVGESGCGKSTTGETLLRLQEPTDGRVEFEGRNVYEMEDGALTAFRKEAQVVFQDPFSSLDPRMTIGQIVRQPLDVHEIGTKAERTERVQELLERVGLSADQFDRYPHEFSGGQRQRIGIARALALEPEFLVLDEPTSALDVSVQAQVLNLLDDLQDEFDLTYLLISHDLSVIRHVCDRVAVMYLGEIVEIGPVEEIFDEPKHPYTQALLESVPRASTAEKDRDRATLAGDVPSPRNPPSGCRFRTRCPMVIPPDDLEIDQPTYRELMTLRERIESRELTLEAVGDEDEFEIGDEGVDPEATAEFVPALKEHLLDVELPPRHDEVVEEALAAVAAENWEAAEDRLRREYESVCERTNPDLGEGAHPVACHLYGTPADEGVETDVSPPSPGDD, encoded by the coding sequence ATGAGCGCGGAAGAGCCGCTGGTTCGGGTCGCCGGCCTCGAGAAGTACTTCTGGGAGAACGACTCGATCCTCGACCGGCTGGTCGGGGAGGAGCCGACGGCCGTGCGGGCGGTCGACGGCGTGAGTTTCGACATCTACGAAGGTGAGACACTGGGATTGGTCGGCGAGAGCGGCTGTGGGAAGTCGACCACCGGCGAGACGCTGCTCCGACTCCAGGAACCGACCGACGGCCGCGTCGAGTTCGAGGGCCGAAACGTCTACGAGATGGAAGACGGCGCGCTCACCGCGTTCCGCAAGGAAGCCCAGGTCGTCTTTCAGGACCCGTTCTCGAGTCTCGATCCCCGGATGACCATCGGCCAGATCGTCCGTCAACCGCTGGACGTCCACGAAATCGGCACCAAAGCCGAGCGGACCGAACGAGTGCAGGAACTGCTAGAACGAGTCGGCCTCTCGGCCGACCAGTTCGACCGCTATCCCCACGAATTCTCTGGGGGACAGCGCCAGCGCATCGGGATCGCCCGCGCACTCGCTCTGGAACCCGAATTTCTGGTGCTCGACGAGCCGACGAGCGCGCTCGACGTCTCGGTGCAGGCGCAAGTGCTCAACTTGCTCGACGACCTCCAGGACGAGTTCGATCTCACCTACCTGTTGATCAGCCACGACCTCTCGGTCATCCGCCACGTTTGCGACCGCGTCGCCGTAATGTACCTCGGCGAAATCGTCGAGATCGGCCCCGTCGAGGAGATCTTCGACGAGCCCAAACACCCCTACACGCAGGCGCTCCTCGAGAGCGTCCCCCGCGCCTCCACCGCGGAGAAGGATCGAGACCGGGCGACGCTGGCCGGCGACGTCCCCTCGCCGCGGAACCCGCCGTCTGGCTGTCGGTTCCGCACCCGCTGTCCGATGGTGATCCCGCCCGACGACCTCGAGATCGACCAGCCCACCTACCGCGAACTGATGACGCTGCGCGAGCGCATCGAAAGCCGCGAGCTCACCCTCGAGGCCGTCGGCGACGAAGACGAGTTCGAGATCGGTGACGAGGGCGTCGACCCCGAGGCGACGGCCGAGTTCGTTCCGGCGCTCAAAGAACACCTGCTGGACGTCGAGTTGCCGCCGCGCCACGACGAGGTCGTCGAGGAAGCCCTCGCGGCGGTCGCCGCGGAGAACTGGGAGGCCGCCGAAGACAGGCTCCGTCGGGAGTACGAGAGCGTCTGCGAGCGGACCAATCCCGACCTGGGCGAAGGCGCCCATCCGGTCGCGTGTCACCTCTACGGTACCCCCGCCGACGAGGGGGTCGAAACGGACGTTTCGCCGCCGAGCCCAGGCGACGACTGA